One Archocentrus centrarchus isolate MPI-CPG fArcCen1 chromosome 14, fArcCen1, whole genome shotgun sequence DNA window includes the following coding sequences:
- the fam222ba gene encoding protein FAM222B — protein sequence MLACLPGPGDLPLQLLPHTQMNTGLQKWDTTQRMRSAPFPTPAELDAYAKKVANNPLTIKIFPNSVKVPQRNHVRRTVNGLDTSGQRYSPYPSSQASAKTGLLAIVKVPTVKGILKDFDGSRARLHPEVIMNPPTGPYQVASTSTLNHQVQNLPRPQQSVPLPPQDPPQTVHISLPQQQVHTQSLRQPPPMAQHPQGPPRLQTQSQHPALGHPQGPPTVMLQQQHLQQQPPPGLQGSRKLPDGDAPPNVTVSTSTIPLSMAAGLHQGRQADLNTIVHQINQFCQARAQGAGTTSMCEGQIANPSPISRNLLISACSRVSMHSNPATPGFPPPNCIIGSQEKATAPVGTHPPPSVAAMNHLPSNHTDLKQQHQLQQQHLHPHQNQQQQQLQHTTQQQQKMRSWNQHQLAHVPHIQNGGTHLCKQPSRDPTFHFKGMGYPAEVCVGQPYSLKPPVERPTPSPPVNNGMPGPMAHYTNGHYFQSHIWNSSILPTPNSDSSGSQDIAMPFHGAGPGGCTTLDCGPPGAPHYRLGSSSSTSSSAQTNLMQTADYLGGDFQTPYFRDQNLGLMGKMHRPPLSRVGPEVGDGRTALIQHPGYR from the exons ATGCTGGCCTGTCTGCCAGGGCCAGGTGACCTCCCCCTCCAGCTTCTCCCCCACACGCAGATGAACACTGGACTTCAGAAAT GGGACACCACACAAAGGATGAGATCCGCTCCGTTTCCAACTCCTGCAGAATTGGATGCATATGCTAAGAAGGTTGCCAACAATCCCCTCACCATCAAGATCTTCCCCAACAGCGTTAAGGTCCCCCAGAGGAACCACGTGCGCCGTACCGTTAACGGGCTGGATACATCAGGCCAGCGCTACAGCCCCTACCCTTCCTCTCAGGCCAGTGCCAAGACAGGCCTCCTCGCCATTGTCAAGGTGCCCACTGTCAAAGGCATCCTGAAAGATTTTGACGGCAGTCGGGCTCGCTTGCACCCTGAAGTCATCATGAACCCTCCAACGGGACCCTATCAAGTGGCTTCAACCAGCACTTTAAACCACCAGGTGCAGAACCTTCCCCGACCCCAGCAGAGTGTACCCCTTCCACCGCAGGATCCCCCTCAGACTGTACATATATCCCTCCCTCAGCAGCAGGTTCACACCCAGAGTCTCAGACAACCTCCCCCTATGGCCCAGCATCCTCAGGGCCCACCCAGACTCCAGACTCAGTCCCAACACCCAGCTCTTGGGCACCCACAGGGGCCACCTACTGTCatgctccagcagcagcaccttCAGCAGCAGCCACCACCTGGCCTGCAGGGGAGCCGAAAGCTTCCCGACGGCGATGCACCGCCTAATGTTACTGTCTCTACCTCAACCATTCCACTCTCTATGGCTGCTGGTCTGCACCAGGGCCGCCAGGCTGACCTGAACACCATTGTGCATCAGATCAACCAATTCTGCCAAGCTCGGGCCCAGGGTGCAGGAACCACCTCCATGTGTGAGGGCCAGATCGCCAACCCCAGCCCCATCAGTCGTAACCTGCTTATCAGCGCCTGTTCCAGGGTGTCCATGCACAGTAACCCTGCTACCCCTGGCTTCCCCCCGCCCAACTGCATCATTGGCTCTCAAGAAAAAGCCACAGCCCCAGTGGGAACGCACCCTCCACCCAGTGTGGCTGCTATGAACCACTTGCCTTCCAACCACACTGATCTCAAGCAGCAgcaccagctgcagcagcagcatctgcaTCCACATCagaatcagcagcagcaacagctacAACATaccacacaacagcagcagaagatgcgCTCTTGGAATCAGCATCAGTTGGCTCATGTGCCCCACATTCAGAACGGTGGGACCCACCTCTGCAAGCAGCCTTCCAGGGACCCCACCTTCCATTTTAAGGGTATGGGCTACCctgcagaggtgtgtgtggGTCAGCCTTACTCACTAAAACCCCCTGTAGAGAGGCCCACTCCCTCCCCACCTGTCAACAACGGTATGCCCGGCCCCATGGCCCACTATACTAATGGTCACTACTTCCAGTCACATATTTGGAACAGCAGCATCCTACCCACACCCAACAGTGACAGCTCCGGGTCTCAGGACATAGCCATGCCATTCCACGGTGCAGGCCCAGGAGGGTGCACCACACTAGACTGTGGGCCCCCTGGGGCTCCCCATTACCGGCTAGGAtcaagctcctccacctcctcctcagccCAGACTAATCTGATGCAAACAGCAGATTACTTGGGTGGGGACTTCCAGACGCCCTATTTCCGCGATCAGAATCTAGGGTTGATGGGCAAGATGCACAGGCCCCCTCTGAGCAGGGTAGGTCCAGAGGTTGGGGATGGCAGAACCGCTCTCATCCAGCACCCAGGGTACAGATAA
- the trpv1 gene encoding transient receptor potential cation channel subfamily V member 1 translates to MNKSEMFGFSLETDDRTEEERLRQRETKKDGLASALGMGQEAPKAPMDTDYQEEMERTKPQIRFNLNFDKATQGVNQPDHKRDSKTFNINRLFEAVASRDVRQLDGLYQYLHQNMKKLSDTLYQSYGKTALMKALLHLKDGKNETVELLIDISEKLGDMKEFVNAAYTDSFYKGQTALHIAIERRSISYVTLLVSKGADVHAKACGKFFQSHNHHNFYFGELPLSLAACTNQPNVVDFLMENEYQRADATMADAQGNTVLHALVTVADNSKYNTEFIIHMYDRILKLNAKLHPDVKLENIENKMGLTPLKMAAKNGKTGLFSHILRREFEEIETKHLSRKFTEWVYGPIHCSLYDLASVDSCEENSVLKILIYGSDIPNRHEMLETEPLCQVLEEKWERFARHMFFFNFLIYLVYLLIFTLIAYHKENVTVRWLTETQPVPTELYLNDYLYILGWLVTTIANCYFFIIGIIDMKRKQPKLETLLVDGYYEILFLVQGCFFLLTTGLLLFGKKEYLSFLVLCLALSWVNILYFARGNKHMGIYSVMIQKMILSDILRFLFVYMVFLFGFSAAVVTLLKEPPAMNTTDLKRKLYGPVSADEECYKPSFSNISYTTLELFKFTIGMGDMEFIQDYQYIEVFYVLLIFYIILTYILLLNMLIALMNRTVEKLTLETTSIWKLQRAITILDMERRLPCCLRMHFRCGVEKNLCTAIGKDRRRCFRVEEVNWNKWNSNLVKIDEDPGCWDRVQEPGSETPPSRRQRGRSWRVLFREGSRRWQSYESTEMTPV, encoded by the exons atgaataaatcggAGATGTTTGGTTTCTCTCTGGAGACGGACGACAGGACAGAGGAGGAAAGATTACGGCAAAGGGAGACTAAGAAAGATGGACTGGCTTCTGCTTTGGGTATGGGCCAGGAAGCCCCTAAGGCTCCTATGGACACTGATTACCAGGAGGAAATGGAGCGAACGAAACCTCAAATCCGATTCAATCTCAACTTTGACAA AGCGACTCAAGGTGTGAACCAGCCTGATCATAAGAGAGACAGCAAGACGTTTAACATCAACAGATTGTTTGAAGCAGTGGCCAGCAGAGATGTTAGACAGCTGGACGGCCTTTACCAGTATCTGCACCAAAACATGAAGAAACTCTCCGACACTTTGT ATCAGTCCTACGGTAAAACCGCCCTAATGAAAGCGCTGCTGCACCTCAAAGATGGCAAGAATGAGACTGTGGAGTTATTAATCGACATTTCAGAGAAGTTGGGTGATATGAAGGAGTTTGTGAACGCAGCCTACACCGACAGCTTCTACAAAG GCCAGACAGCTCTGCATATAGCCATTGAGAGGAGAAGTATTTCTTATGTGACGCTGCTGGTCAGCAAAGGAGCCGACGTCCACGCCAAAGCCTGTGGGAAGTTCTTCCAGTCACACAACCACCACAACTTCTACTTTG GTGAGCTGCCCCTGTCTCTGGCAGCCTGCACCAACCAGCCCAACGTGGTGGACTTCCTCATGGAGAACGAGTACCAGCGAGCAGATGCTACTATGGCAGATGCTCAAGGCAACACAGTCCTGCATGCCCTGGTGACGGTGGCTGACAACTCCAAGTACAACACAGAATTCATAATCCACATGTACGACCGTATCCTTAAGCTCAACGCAAAATTGCATCCCGAtgtgaagctggaaaacatcGAGAACAAGATGGGCCTGACACCTCTCAAGATGGCTGCCAAGAATGGCAAGACTGGG CTCTTTTCACACATCTTGAGACGAGAGTTCGAAGAGATCGAAACCAAACACTTGTCCCGTAAATTCACTGAGTGGGTTTATGGGCCCATCCACTGCTCCCTGTACGACTTGGCCTCTGTGGACTCATGTGAGGAGAACTCAGTGCTGAAGATCCTGATCTATGGGAGCGACATTCCT AACCGTCACGAGATGCTCGAGACGGAGCCTCTGTGCCAAGTGCTGGAAGAAAAGTGGGAGAGGTTTGCTCGTCACATGTTTTTCTTCAACTTCCTGATCTACCTCGTGTACCTGCTCATTTTCACTCTCATAGCCTACCATAAGGAGAATGTAACTGTGAGGTGGCTGACAGAAACG CAACCCGTTCCCACTGAGCTCTACCTGAACGATTACCTGTACATTCTTGGTTGGTTGGTGACGACAATCGCAAACTGCTATTTCTTTATCATAGGG ATCATAGATATGAAGCGGAAACAACCGAAGCTGGAGACCCTGCTGGTTGACGGTTATTATGAGATTCTTTT TCTTGTGCAGGGCTGCTTCTTCCTGCTCACCACTGGGCTCCTCCTGTTTGGGAAGAAGGAGTACCTCAGCTTCCTGGTGTTGTGTCTTGCTCTCAGCTGGGTGAACATACTCTACTTCGCCAGGGGCAACAAGCACATGGGCATCTACAGTGTCATGATACAGAAG ATGATCCTCAGCGATATCCTGCGCTTCCTTTTTGTCTACATGGTTTTCCTCTTTGGATTTTCAGCAG CGGTGGTCACCCTGCTTAAAGAGCCTCCCGCAATGAACACCACTGATTTAAAGCGTAAGCTTTATGGCCCCGTCAGTGCTGACGAGGAGTGTTACAAACCCAGCTTCTCAAACATCTCCTATACCACCCTGGAGCTCTTCAAGTTCACCATTGGCATGGGTGACATGGAGTTCATCCAGGATTACCAGTACATAGAGGTCTTCTACGTGCTCCTCATCTTCTACATCATCCTCACCTACATCCTGCTGCTCAACATGCTCATCGCCCTCATGAACCGCACCGTGGAGAAGCTCACTCTGGAGACCACCAGCATCTGGAAGCTACAA AGGGCTATCACCATCCTGGACATGGAGAGGAGGCTGCCCTGCTGTCTGAGGATGCATTTTCGCTGTGGGGTGGAGAAAAATCTCTGCACTGCTATTGGAAAGGACCGTCGGCGGTGTTTCAG agtggaggaagtcaaCTGGAACAAATGGAACAGCAACCTGGTCAAAATCGATGAGGATCCCGGATGTTGGGATCGCGTCCAGGAGCCAGGCTCAGAAACCCCGCCGAGCAGGCGACAAAGAG ggaggagctggagagtCTTATTCAGGGAGGGCAGTAGGCGGTGGCAGTCCTACGAGTCCACAGAGATGACACCGGTCTAA